One part of the Prionailurus bengalensis isolate Pbe53 chromosome B2, Fcat_Pben_1.1_paternal_pri, whole genome shotgun sequence genome encodes these proteins:
- the IL17A gene encoding interleukin-17A, giving the protein MAPGTTSSMFPSLLPLLCLMAIVRTGIAFPQNPGCPTTEDKNFPQHVKVNLNILNGNKSSRRPLDYYRRSTSPWSLHRNEDPERYPSVIWEAKCLHWGCVNTEGKEDHHMNSVPIQQEILVLRRESRHCPHSFQLQKMLVTVGCTCVTPIVRHVV; this is encoded by the exons ATGGCTCCTGGGACAACTTCATCCATG TTCCCATCACTGCTGCCGCTGCTCTGTCTGATGGCTATAGTGAGGACAGGAATAGCATTCCCACAAAATCCAGGATGCCCAACTACCGAGGACAAGAATTTTCCTCAGCATGTGAAGGTCAACTTGAATATTCTTAACGGGAATAAAAGTTCCAGAAGGCCCTTGGATTACTACCGCCGATCCACTTCACCATGGAGCCTGCA CCGGAATGAGGACCCTGAGAGATACCCTTCTGTGATCTGGGAAGCCAAGTGCCTCCACTGGGGCTGTGTCAATACTGAAGGGAAGGAAGACCACCACATGAACTCCGTCCCCATCCAGCAGGAGATCTTGGTTCTGCGAAGGGAGTCTCGGCACTGTCCCCACTCCTTCCAGCTGCAGAAGATGCTGGTGACGGTGGGCTGCACCTGTGTCACCCCCATTGTTCGCCACGTGGTATAA